DNA from Dasypus novemcinctus isolate mDasNov1 chromosome 19, mDasNov1.1.hap2, whole genome shotgun sequence:
GACCAGCTTATCATTTAATGGGATCAACAGATGTAGCAGCTCTGCACTGAACATGGTCAGCCTGGCTGCTGAACATGTATGAAGAGTGGTGATGTACTTGACATTTCTGGAATCCtcaaatgaagactataaaacaTGTTTGCCTGCATTTGACAATACACTGTCCAGTAAGGAATCAAAGCGAAGAACTCAGGGATAATCTTGACGAGGGCTTTCACAATCTCCACTTTCTCTTCTGTAAATGACCCTCCACGAGAAATCTTACATGAATCAATCAGGCTTTGTTTAGAAGATTGCTGCGACTCCAAAGCCTTGGCCACTACTCTGGTCTCCCTTTCACCTCTGTGGACAGCAAGAAAAGGCCAGTATCTTGACCACAATAGTGAACGTACTGCCCATCAGATGGTTTGGCGATGAAAAAGCTTTGCCCACAGAGGAAGAGAACGAAGGAGACGCCAATGTAGACCGTGGGGATGAGGGAGTCCACAAGGAAACTCACGTTCTACTGAATGTATGCAATACCTCCTAGCCTAATAATCACTCCCAAGTTGATACTCCGGTAAAACCAACTAAAAACCATCCCGGTGACTTCTGGACCTCGATCTTTAACCTGGTCCGTGCAGAAGAGCTAGATGTTGGCCTGGACGGTGGCCACGCCCGGGCCCATGAGCACCGGCGCCGCTAAGGTGGGCGCGCAGTATCGGACGGCGGGGCAGGGGGCTTCGCTGCCAGGCAAGGGTGCACAGGAGCTGAAGACAAGCAGGGTGCAGGGGCTGGCAGAGGCCTGCGCGCCGGGGTGTGGGCAGCGCTGGAAGGTAGGCAGCGTGGGGAAGGCGGGCATGCCCATCAGGTGAGCGCCAGGCTGAGCGGCAACACGATCCTTGCCCAGCAGCGCGTCGACCAGTTAGCTGCCAAGGCGACACGAGGGAGGTGATTCCCATGAGAAGCAGCAGC
Protein-coding regions in this window:
- the LOC105744424 gene encoding LOW QUALITY PROTEIN: solute carrier family 15 member 4 (The sequence of the model RefSeq protein was modified relative to this genomic sequence to represent the inferred CDS: inserted 8 bases in 5 codons; deleted 2 bases in 2 codons; substituted 6 bases at 6 genomic stop codons), with the translated sequence MPKSTCQEQCSGKSFMNFTKAFIWGGMPEPACGAGERATFYGFTMDLVLSLNGXPFSWEGAQASQVLLLLMGITSLVSPXGSXLVDALLGKDRVAAQPGAHLMGMPAFPTLPTFQRCPHPGAQASASPCTLLVFSSCAPLPGSEAPCPAVRYCAPTLAAPVLMGPGVATVQANIXLFCTDQVKDRGPEVTGMVFSWFYRSINLGVIIRLGGIAYIQXNVSFLVDSLIPTVYIGVSFVLFLCGQSFFIAKPSDGSTFTIVVKILAFSCCPQRXKGDQSSGQGFGVXQQSSKQSLIDSCKISRGGSFTEEKVEIVKALVKIIPEFFALIPYWTVYCQMQANMFYSLHLRIPEMSSXITTLHTCSAARLTMFSAELLHLLIPLNDKLVDAILRXGLLPSSFKTIPIAMFFEKCSTFAAGIWGSKXLDIAKEKTINQDIRNVIYHAAHLQIWXQTPQYMLIGVSE